The Camelina sativa cultivar DH55 chromosome 16, Cs, whole genome shotgun sequence sequence aaaatgtgattacagcctaatatttattttccagTCTCCTCCACGAGTCACGACGCAGTAATGATGTCTCTTTTATAGTCTTTACTTCTTCCTCACTACaggcacacacacacacagagaacAAATCTCCGTTCTGTTTTCCTGTCTCTCTGCTTTTTAGTCTTCTGCGTTTGTTCTTTGTTCATCTTTGTGTCGTCGCCAAAGCCAGTTTCCTTCACATAGCTTTTCTTTCAAGAACCTGTGGTCCCGAACTCAGGTTTTTGTCTCTATCTTTAGTTCCTTCCTTAGTTGAAAAAATggaactcttttgttttgttttgttgatttcaaTGGTTGTAGATTGGATCTGAACAATAGAACAATTTTTGTGGTTTGTATTTGCCGATTAATTTTGTAGGGTTACTACTAATCTTGTTCAGTTTAATGTTTATTCTTGCTCACTTCTAGTATTGGGTTTTGTAAAGTTTGAACCTTTTTCGATTTTTTATATAGCGTTGGTTTTTTCAATTCACCTAAAGATTTAAGGTTAGCTATCAACAACTTACTTCATTTAATCCTCCCTCCTCTCTAATTGAATATACTTTTCTATTGGGTACATATGATTTTGGTTGTGTTATGAGTAGACTTGTAGTCAAGAGTTTAGTTGGAGTAGTTGATCCTTTACTATTTAGCTATTTTGTTAACCAGAATATTTTCTCATCCATCTCAGGTTTAGAGCAGGCATTTGCTTTATACATACAAAGCTGTTTTGGTGATAAACGAAACAGACTCTGAGATGGCTTCTGGGAATTTGATTAAGGCTATAATTAGATTGAAGAGGGGTAAACAAAGGAGCATCAAGAACGAGAAGGtatgttttatttcttcttcacattgGCATGAAACAAAATACTAAGTTGTGTTTCTATTAAAGATGTACTCTGTGACACAGGGGTTTGTTAAACCTAAAGCGTCCAAGAAGAAGGGTACTCTTTCTTCATCACTAGTTACTCGTACTGAGGATTGGGCTGCAACTCGGATTCAGACTGCTTTTAAAGCCTATAAGGTTCATTGAGTTGTTTGGtttccaaatttattttcatgatttttacattttacattgGAAATTTTAAGGGATCTTGTGCTGTGGTCTTTTGCTTTGCACAGGCTAGAAAAAGCTTACGGCGTCTAAAGGGAATTGCAAGAGCAAAGTTATCTACTGAGAAGCACTCTGTGAAGAACCAAGCGGTGGTCACATTGAGGTATCTTCACTCATGGAGTAAAATACAGTCAGAGATAAAGGCTCGCCGAGTTTGCATGGTTACCGAATGGCGACTTAAGAATAAGAGATTAGAGCATCAGCAAAAGCTTGAGGCAAAGCTTCATGATGTTGAAGTAAGCTTTTCTATCTTAGTTCCAGAGACACATCTTGTTTCCCCTCAAACTCTTCTTGAGCTGTTTAAAGCTCAGGCTGAGTTTTTATCATCTGTAAACAAATGAACTTAGAAGTGATACAAATGATGCAGGTTGAGTGGAATGGTGGGTCAGAGACAAAAGATGAAATCTTGGAGAGGATACTTCAAAGGGAAGAAGCAACGATCAAGCGGGAAAGGGCTTTAGCATATGCCTTCTCTCATCaggtatattttaaaaacaggTTCTTTCTTGTTTGCTGCTTTGGATGTGAGAAGAAAAGTTTTTAATCTATGGCCTTCATAACAGTGGAAAGCCGATGGTAAGACTCAGTGGCTGGGGAGTTATGAACTGGGAACCACTAATTGGGGTTGGAGCTGGAAAGAGCGTTGGATATCAGCTCGGCCTTGGGAAGTAAGATATACAGTGACTCCTAAGAAACCGAAGAGCTCAAAGACATTTTGCAAAAGTGAGACTAACTCAAATTCACCGGCAAAGAGAGTAATGTCATTATCATCAGTTCCAGCCAAAGCTTCATCCTTGGGAGCTAAAAACACAGTGAAACCACGGAGATTGTCATTTCCCGGTGCGTGAAGCGAAGTTAACTTTGTCTGCGTCTAAAAAAGTATACTCGTACACTTGAAGATTGAGGGTATATTTATTGGGTCTTATGTTTTGTCTGTGGTGTGatgtaaatatatgtatatttgttaATGTAGACTACAATGGtggttcttgtttgtttaatacATGCATCTGTTTGTTCTATAAAAAGTCccaaaacaatttattatacTATGCCATAAGAAAAGCCGATCAACCAGACTGGAGTAACAAAATATGCGCGGATCTGCGCGTTCCAACCATGATTGGATTGACATGCCTAGGCTAAGTCTTgaatttatttccttttcatttttcaatcAATCTTAAATTTTAGTGTACACTAGTTccattgtaagtttgtaacttttTCTAGGTTATGCAACTCAAATTTTGAACCACCTTGAATCCGGTTGGTGCCACAACTCGAAACATATTTCTTGGCACTACCATTTTGTTACCGTCTAACCGAATAAATACATAAAACCAGTAATCAGGGGCAAGGGCAAAAAGTTACTAATCTAAACCAACCTTAAATCTAATTTTAGGGTTAATTCAAAGGTTCAATTTTGAAGTCATTAGGGTAAAAAGGTTCAATTTTGAAGTCATTAGGGTAAAAAAGGTTCAATTTTGAAGTTCCATTGGTGGTCTGGTCTGCCTTTGGCTTCTGCGACAGCTGGAATTCTCTGCAATATCATGAAGTCGGCAACATCGGCCACGTCGCTAACGGCGACAAGCTTTAAACTCGGATCTCCCAGACTCTTAGCCTTGGCGCAGCAGCTGCGTCTATACAAACCGCCGCTTTCTTCACCGTTCGACGAGGAGAGCACCAGGAAATTGGTATCCCACGTTGGGTTTCAGGAACTTATGGCTCCGGTGAGGCTCACCCTGAAGAAAGCGGCTGTCTTGATTTGTCTCTTTGAAGGAGACGACGGTGATTTGCGTGTGATCCTCACTAAGAGGTCTTCCACATTGTCTACTCACTCGGGTTTGTACTTTGCTTTTCGAATTTGGTTTTCTGAGTCTCAAAATCAAGTTGATTGGGATCTTCTTTTATTATGAGGGGATCATTTAAAGTTGTCGTCTTTGAAGCCATTTTATCTAATTGTTCAGACCTACAGGGTTAATGGTTTGAAAAGCCAGAAGTGCTTAATGATAATTCTACTATCATTAAGTATAGGAACGGAATAAATATGGGATAATGATAATGATACTATTGTTGAtgaatggtgtttttttttatttgttgtaggAGAAGTTTCTTTACCAGGTGGTAAAGCAGAAGAGCATGATAAGGATGATGGGGTCACTGCAACcagagaagcagaggaagagatTGGATTAGACCCTTCtcttgttgatgttgttgccTTCCTCGAACCATTTCTGTCTCAGGTATAAAAAAGCGCTCACTATCCTCCTTTGTCTCATTTTAAGATCTGGGAGCTGTGTTTTCTGCGGACACAGAGTTATGTTTGATTGTTGGTTTAGGCTCTATTCCATATTGTTACTGCCATATACCAAACATAATTTAAGCTTATGAAGTGTTTTGCTTATCTGTGCTTCATTTTCCTATGCAGCATCTGCTTAGAGTAACTCCTGTGGTAGGAATATTATGGGACAAAAAAGCGTTCAATCCAAGGCCAAGTCCTACAGAAGTGGAAGCCGTGTTTGATGCACCCTTTGAAATGTTTCTGAaggttcttcttgtttctttttatcaaGGAGGCTTTATAGTTGCAGTTTTTATTTTACTCTGAAGCATTGTTGGTTGAAATATATCTTACACAGGATGAGAACCGGAGATCCGAGGAGATTGAGTGGATGGGGGAAAAGCTTTTGTTCCACTTCTTTGATTACAAAACAGGAGATAACGATTATGTTATATGGGGTTTAACTTCCAGAATCTTGATAAGAGCTGCAACAGTGGTTTATCAACGACCACCGGCTTTCATTGAACAGAAACCTAACTTGAAGTACTCCAAAATGGTAGGCAGACATATTTTGCTCAATAGTGTTATCCTAGACGTTCACATTTACTATAAGTCCAACAAAAAGACAATAAGGGAATGATACCCATATAACTGATTCCCTGTACCAGTGAATGCAGAACCAGGCTACTAGTTTATATGGAAAGTTGAAGGCGCTGAATTCTTGCATCCGCCTTCCTTGGAGATCTTGTAGCAAATTTACATGAATCTTGTGAAAAAGGACGATTGCTAGAGGTGTATCTGTTTGGTCATGTCCAGGTCAGTCTGTATTACTGATATTTGTAAAGTTACCTTTTGTCTGCTCTTTGTTTCCAAAGTCATTTCTGCAGTATGTTCAATTGTGAGCAGTGAGGTATTTCCATGTTATCAGTACATCCTACAACAAATATCAGTTTCATTTGTAGAAATGGTGGATTGTTCATTTATAATGTAGGAACTTGTGCTACGTTTTGTTTCCCTTTGGACCTGTGACCTCTCGGTTGAGAAATTATATTCAAATGTAGAAGAACACTTATCTTGTTTATTATTCTTGGATAGGTGTTCTTTATGAAGCTCATATGTGAAAATCAAGCATAAACTTCTAGATCTAGAATCCAATCTTTCACCGTCACTTAGAGCACAGACTTTTGTAAGTTGTCACTGAAGTTATAATCATACCACTATATCAAATACCTGCTGTTGAGCAATTTAGCTAATGCAAAAGAAAAACCGATTAAGTCAATGTAGGGTCTAGTTCCCTTAGTTGACTTATAGTGATGTAATATTTTAGTCTTAACAAATCTGATCTGCAGGATCTGTTTCACAACTGAGAGTGAATCTAAGGCAATGACTGTTTCCATTTTCATTGGAAAGTGAATTACTTGTTCGCAATTCTGTGGCCAGAAATACTCCGGAAATATATTTGGTCCACTTGTGGAAGCTCTTGTATCATTTTTTTAGTTGGCCGTTTGCACTCATCATGTGAAACATTCcattagtttaattcatttttgatCTGGTTTCTATGAAGATTTGCGTAATTTTTTTGATCTGGGTTACCCATATATATGCCTGGCCTACAATAAATTTCTGGTTGATTTCCTTATGGAAAATCAATGTATCTAATAATCTAAAGACAAGGATACCTTTTGGATCTTGTTGACTTTGATTGAATAATTATCATCTAATTTCTGTAAGTTGGTGTAAATGAATAAATTATGGCCTTTTGATGTGTGGAATAAGAATCATATTTTGGTCATAAttttgcatttaaaaaaaaaaagaattcaagccaattgtatgtttgttgattttttgtatTCATATTTCATAGGATCTCACTAGAGCACATGATTGACGTTTTGTTTCCTAGTAGTAATCATTGCTGGGttgtaaaacataattaaaggGAATATCTTGCAAGAACTGGACCTAAAATCTCGTGTTCACTACCACTGAACTTTGGTTCGAAACATCTGTTCTGGAAATTCAGTTACCTTTTGTGTGGGTGTGTGGGGGTGTATATTCTTCCGTCGCTTACTTGTTTTCCTTTCCTGCAGCATACTGCCTCCGTTATTTATACGTACTATCATCAAGACGATCGTTTTTGTGCATATCACAACCATTTGACCTGAAAGCCAAGGTATGTTGCGGTTATGCTTGTAATTACAGCTTGAGAAAAAATCAGGGAAATATTGTCTAAAACGTGATGTTTGAAAATCTGGCACCAAAAGATAGCAAAGTCTCTAATATTAATCAATTGGCATTAAGTACATACACTGTCAAAAAAGTCAGCGGGGCTTTCTTATCCACATACTGTTGCACGTTGGTGAAATTCTAGGAAGTAGGAACTGGTCAACTGTTGAGTAGAACATGATCTTTGAACAGCTGTCACTCTGTTTATACACACACTGTTTAAAAAGTCaacggggcattccgagaatcgaactcgggacctctcgcacccaaagcgagaatcataccactagaccaaatgccctctGTTGATGTATGTCAGTTCAAACATTGAAGGGAATGGTGTTgcctttggatttttttatGCTAATGCCAAATGCCTGACATTGATTTAACTCGTGTTCAAGCATTGTCGCACTGCATGAAATATGTGAGACCTTCTAGTatgtgaaatttatatatttcgtTCTTTGTAAATTTGCAAATGCTAACAAGCCTAATATATGGGTGAATCTGACAACAAGTGATTATTGCAAGTATTCTCACTTTATGATTTCCTGTGGTAGAAACTTTTAGCTACATGTGTATTGGCTAAGAAAACTTTATATCGTCTGCTTTGAGGGTGTTTCAGATCTACTCTTGCTTAATTTTAAGAGCAATGCATGTTGTGGTCATAAGCTGTGAGAATCAGGCGGGGAAGAAGTACCTTAATTATCAACTTGCATATAGAACACTTTCTTTTGGGACCTCTCGCAAGCTTACGTTAGAATCCTATCACTAGACCAAATCTTTGATTGTTGATATAATTCATTTGAGCTACCGTTTTTGAAATTCTATTACCATTATCTTTAGTTATTTCTGAACTTTGTTAACTTAGGCGTTATcctttatttttcatttcttgtaGCTTGTTCTTGAGAATCTGGCAGCATAGCGCTTTCCAGTGGGTGAAGAATTGTGTCTGATATGATCTGGATGGAATACTCATTCATATGACCTGAAAGCAAAGGTATGAAAGCAAATCTCTATATCAGTTATCTGATTGGAAATCAATATACTGTTGCCTATTGGTGAAATTCTAGGAACTGGTCAACTGTTGAGTAGAACATGATCTTTGAACAGCTGTCACACTATTGTAAGTTAACAAAATTTAGTTGACATACCAATCATACACTGTTTAAAAAGTCaatggggcattccgagaatcgaactcgggacctctcgcacccaaagcgagaatcataccactagaccaaatgcccaaTTGTTAATGTAATCTATTTGTAGCAACTGATCTTGAAACCCTtatcttttgtgtgtttacTGAACTTTATTaacttgggaaaaaaaaatttcctgtTTCCTGCAGCTCATTCTTGGAGAAACTGGCAGCATTTGTGTTGTAGTTGTGAGGGACTTCTGATGTTATCTAGTTTGAGTGGTTCAAGAGTTTACCTTTGTCCTAATCTGAATCAGCTGACATGAAAGTAAAggtatgtaatatatataaaccaatatCTTTTAGCTTGATAACCCAAAACCTCATATCTCCTACaactttctatatatactaGAAAGACAAAAAGCCTAACCAACAAAAGTAGTTTACTGATGGTGTAATTCTAGGGATTAGATGACAATTGAAAATATGACACCTTAGGAAAGAATTGTCAATGTTGGAAAAAAGTCaatggggcattccgagaatcgaactcgggacctctcgcacccaaagcgagaatcataccactagaccaaatgccctgttGTTGATGTGACTCAAGTCGTTCTTGGTGAACTTGGCAACATGTGGTTATCATTGTTCTGATTAATCTGGCAACACGCAATTAGTGCAAGTATTCactatcaaaaaatttaaatctattCTTGGTGAATTTTAAGTGAGATGCAAGCCAATCATTCTTGATTATAATCTGTAAGATTTCacaccactagaccaaatgccctgttGCTGTTTTATTTCAGTTTAAACGCCTAAAGGCATGCATGCTGTTAAGATTTCATCATTTCTTGGAAAATCTATTTTGAACCCTCAATTTGTTATATCTAAAACTTTGCTATCATAGGTGATGAGTAGAATCCGTTTTGATTGGTTATGAGAATCTAAGCCAACGCATCTGAAACTGAGATACAGTTTGGATCTTGATTTCTTAGTTCATTTcattaaaaaatcaatcataaaaaTCTCTTATATGCATAGATGTGGTATCATGCCATCATTATCCATGTTTGAAATTTGACCTCTCGCTGGTAGACTAAGTTATGGCCTTTGGATTTGGATCAGAAACATTCTGATTGTGTTAGATGGGTCTCCCACACCCAAAGTGAGAGCCATGCTGCTTGACCAACAGCCCAAATAAATAAGTGCTTCTGTTAAAGCATTTGTGTGCTCGCCTATCTTTTCTTCAAAGAGATCTGTACTTTCTGTTGATCTTTAGGTGGAAGTTTGATAAAGAGCCTTTTCGTTTTGGTGCAGCTCATTCTTGGAAAGTCTTTCAGCATGTTTTTGGATGAATCTGATATCGCAAATCAACAAATTGAAATTGTCTAATTCGTCTCATGCAAGAGAAAAGGTACATTTCAgatctttttctatttattgaCTTTGGAATTTAATAGTCAAATCTTAACAATGCGTTGTGATCGTTTGACTTACTGCATTTTAAAGGAAACGCATGTTGACACAAATCTTGAATTTGTGCAAAGTTAAGTATTAATATACTAGATTATCTAACAATGATGAGGATTTcatgtacaaaaaaaattgggggcattccgagaatcgaactcgggaccccTCGCACCcgaagcgagaatcataccactagacctaATGCCCTGGTGTTGAATACTTGAGTTATaagttttataaagaaaaacagataATAGTCATTGTTAGATCTAGCTCCTTTAGTTGACTTTTCTGTGATGAATATTTTAGTCATTATGGGATTTCCATAGATCTGATCTGTGGGATCTGTTTCACAACTGAGGGTCCAGGGAATGACCATTGGATGATTAGTTTCTGCTTCAACTTTTAGTGATTGGAAATACTCTGCCGATATATTGGCTAGCTTGTTGAAGTTCTTTGATGAGACTTCAATCAAAAGACAAAATTCCTTGTTACGTATTTTTTAGTTGGCCTTTTGCACTGATTATGTGAAAGTATTCCTGTATTCAGTTTATCCTGACCTTGTTTATAATTCTCATGGTATTTAGGAAACAAAGATAAGCCAGAAGCATATTACTAGACCTAATGCCCTGTTCTTGATGTAATTAGTTTAGAAAACTAAAGGGAAGGCTGTTGCGTAAATCCATCTTCTAGATGCATAGTCTAGCTCTTTCATGTTCTAATGTCACAAGAGCCACTGATGCTGATGATAGTActattatctttttctttttgtgtgtgtttgctgAACTTTGTTAACTTACGTGTTATCCTTTCCTTGAAAAACATAGGAAATGTTTCCAATTTACTGCTGGTGAATTCTTGGAACTGGTCAAATGTTTAATTGAACATGATCTTTGAAAATCATGCACCTAAGGTTGACTTGTCTATAGCAAAATTAATTGTCATACCATACATACACTGTGGAAAAAGTCAATATAGACACTATGGAGAATGGTGTTGCAATATGATCTCTTAATACCAATTCCTGCTCTCTGATTTTATTGTGCATGAAAAGCCACCGGTGCGATTGACGAAACTAGTATAGGACTGATTTGGTTGGGGACATGTGGCTGTTGGTTCTAGGAACATAAGCTAATGGATCTGATGATAAGGATACActttgcattttgttttatctGTTACTTTGATCATGTAGTCAATCTTGAAACTCTTAATTTTCATGTCTCATGtctgaaaatttgatttatcCTTGTTAAAAAGGCCTAAACTATTGACCATAAGGATGCCACCTTGGCCTTGCTTATCAAAGAGTCCTGATATGCTCTATACTCTCCGCATTCTGTATCATCCTGAATGCCCCtgagattttaaaaagaatggggcattccgagaattgAACtggggacctctcgcaccctaagcgagaatcataccactagaccaaatgcccacTTGTTTTCTTAACTCAAGTTAAAATACTTAGTGGCCTGCTGTCGTGATTTTATCATTTCTTGAATCAGTTTTAGACAATCTCAATTTCTTATATCTAAAGTAGAATCCGTTGTGGTTGATGTGCTTATGCAAAGGGTGCTTGTTTCTTCTAAGCATCTAAGTTAATCAGTATGAAATAAGGCCTACGGTTTGAATCTTGTTTTATAAGTTGACTTTGATTACATAAGTCTCATAAGTGCGTATACTATATATCATGCCACTTGATCCAATGTCTGACCTATGGGTTTTGGCCTTTGGATATTTTGATCTGAAACATACTGAATCTTGTTCAATAAGAATTCTTGGGAAATGTTATTGTTCAATTTCACATAACCCCAGCggcaaatatataatttgtttcctgTACTTCTGGATTTAATAACATAGATTCTGAGAGGTGAATTCAGGACTTCTTGCTATAAAAGCAAGAATCATACCACAAAGCCAAGCTCTCGATTGCATATCTGTCATATCTAGAAGAGAACTGTATTTTCCGTTGTTTTTCACTAATAAGATTTTTGTTATTGTCGCAGATCATTCTTGAAAAATCTGCCAGCTTGTGGGTGGTGCTTTCTGACGTTTCCCGGTTGAATCAAACATTGGATTTTGTTTCTGGTGGGAATAAATCTAATACATCTGATGCGAAAGGAAAGGTACGTTTACCTTGTTCACTCTGCTAGCTTTGCACTCCTAAATACTGAAACTCTTAACAAGGCACTGTGATTATTTCACCTTTCTAAAATTTAAGGGAAATGCATTCTGTTTGAATTGTTGAATGTGGTCTTTGAAAATTCAAGTTGGACTATACTTTGTTATCTAATCTTGCTTTTAgcatacaaaatataaaaaaacttgggggcattccgagaatcgaactcgggacctctcgcacccaaagcgagaatcataccactagaccaaatgcccgtCTGTTGAGAAAACTAGTTTAAGAAGCTAAAAGAAAAACTTGTGAAGTCAATGTCAGATTTAGTTCCCTTACTTGTCTAACTGATAACTGATAAAATGTTTTAGTAATCTAAGCTAGCGGATCTGATGACAAGTATgcaatttggtttttgttttgtagttgaCTTTTAACAAAATGATCAATCTTGCAAGTCGTAACTTGTAACTTATGTATAATGTCTGAATTTCTGAATGTAAGCTGAGGTTAAAATATTCTGATTAGTAAATGTGATTCGTTAGTAATAACTTATATGCGTTCAAGGTTTTGTGCCTATTGAACTGTCGTAGCTCTTACTCAGGATCATATTAGAGCTAAAAGTTATgtattctttttcatatattgttttgctGGATTTTAGAATAAGAAATTATAACTGAAACTAGTTATGATTCTGGGAATCGAACTTAGTACCTCTCACATCAAGGACCTCTAACTAAAACTAGTTGATGTAACTTCGTAGAAGCAACCATCTTATAATTTAATtgcctcttttcttttgtattattttgctGTGAATCTATATAATCAGGCATAAAGACAGGTTTATTCAGTTTTAGAAAACCTAAATtaaactcgggacctctcgcaccctaagcgagaatcataccactagaccaaatgcccaaTTGTTGAGCAATATTGTTATAGAAAACctaaattaaaaacatcataAGTCATTGTTGAATCGAGTTCTCTTAGTTGCGTTTGAGTGATgaataattttagttttcagAACTAGAGTGGATCTGATAACGAGGATACAACTTGGATCTTGTTTTAATAGTTGTCTTTTGATACAAACAATCTTGAAAGTCATATGTTAAGTCATAATTAATGTATA is a genomic window containing:
- the LOC104749463 gene encoding protein IQ-DOMAIN 1; amino-acid sequence: MASGNLIKAIIRLKRGKQRSIKNEKGFVKPKASKKKGTLSSSLVTRTEDWAATRIQTAFKAYKARKSLRRLKGIARAKLSTEKHSVKNQAVVTLRYLHSWSKIQSEIKARRVCMVTEWRLKNKRLEHQQKLEAKLHDVEVEWNGGSETKDEILERILQREEATIKRERALAYAFSHQWKADGKTQWLGSYELGTTNWGWSWKERWISARPWEVRYTVTPKKPKSSKTFCKSETNSNSPAKRVMSLSSVPAKASSLGAKNTVKPRRLSFPGA
- the LOC104749465 gene encoding nudix hydrolase 22, chloroplastic-like; the encoded protein is MKSATSATSLTATSFKLGSPRLLALAQQLRLYKPPLSSPFDEESTRKLVSHVGFQELMAPVRLTLKKAAVLICLFEGDDGDLRVILTKRSSTLSTHSGEVSLPGGKAEEHDKDDGVTATREAEEEIGLDPSLVDVVAFLEPFLSQHLLRVTPVVGILWDKKAFNPRPSPTEVEAVFDAPFEMFLKDENRRSEEIEWMGEKLLFHFFDYKTGDNDYVIWGLTSRILIRAATVVYQRPPAFIEQKPNLKYSKMNQATSLYGKLKALNSCIRLPWRSCSKFT